The Tachypleus tridentatus isolate NWPU-2018 chromosome 5, ASM421037v1, whole genome shotgun sequence genome includes a window with the following:
- the LOC143251017 gene encoding uncharacterized protein LOC143251017 — MASSFMFAVVVLFISLAANVESYLAFRCGRYSPCLDDGPNVNLYSCCSFYNCHKCLARLENCPKGLHYNAYLKVCDWPSKAGCTSVNKECHLWKTGRK, encoded by the exons ATGGCTTCTTCTTTCATGTTCGCCGTTGTGGTGCTTTTTATTAGCTTAGCAG CAAATGTTGAGAGTTACCTGGCTTTTCGTTGCGGAAGGTATAGCCCATGCCTTGATGACGGGCCTAATGTTAACCTATacagttgttgttctttttacaaTTGCCACAAATGTTTAGCCCGATTGGAAAACTGTCCTAAAGGACTTCACTACAACGCTTATCTCAAAGTCTGCGACTGGCCGTCAAAAGCTGGCTGTACATCTGTCAACAAAG AATGTCATCTTTGGAAAACAGGTCGAAAATGA